Proteins encoded in a region of the Fibrobacter sp. UWR4 genome:
- a CDS encoding phosphatase PAP2 family protein: protein MFKRIQKFDEMISIYWAWNNRHFSEKTKRFLRSYVRLGDGYLWIVFAIILFIHIGWRAFIPVAMESGITIGLTLGIYEIIKLNTKRPRPFSVLDTLKPQVPPMDKYSFPSGHTMNNLAVATAVTVAEPRYGWIMMLFPLSWGLLRVYFGVHWFTDVICGFIFGILCFVITHYLIWIHLAVLLQDLIPVLQF, encoded by the coding sequence ATGTTTAAGAGAATCCAAAAATTTGACGAGATGATTTCCATTTACTGGGCCTGGAACAACAGGCACTTCTCGGAGAAGACCAAACGCTTCCTCAGATCCTATGTGCGTCTGGGGGATGGCTACCTGTGGATTGTCTTTGCCATCATCCTTTTTATCCATATCGGGTGGAGGGCCTTTATTCCCGTTGCCATGGAATCCGGGATTACCATCGGCCTGACTCTGGGTATCTACGAGATCATTAAACTCAATACCAAGCGTCCCCGTCCGTTTTCCGTCCTGGATACGCTGAAGCCCCAGGTTCCTCCTATGGACAAGTACAGCTTCCCTTCTGGCCATACCATGAACAACTTGGCGGTCGCCACCGCGGTGACGGTTGCTGAACCCCGATATGGCTGGATCATGATGCTGTTCCCCCTGAGCTGGGGGCTCCTGCGAGTTTACTTCGGGGTGCACTGGTTTACCGACGTGATCTGCGGATTTATTTTCGGTATTCTCTGCTTCGTAATTACCCATTACCTTATCTGGATTCACCTGGCTGTCCTCCTGCAGGACTTGATTCCTGTTCTGCAATTCTAA
- a CDS encoding SIR2 family protein, translating into MSELNNAYRRIFVLGSGFSKSFMPQMPTLRDINELIPYGIPDEFPHIKDYCLKFLELCNNQKEYLGIETLATSILSARIFPGERERLYHASLRFELLRFIASVIRHDEALAPDAAAVLRKFLKSCVNCASEGSRDTLLLSFNYDTLIESAIANDPELQESVAVDYGVKIDPADRSAVRSRGDRTVDLIKLHGSLNWFPLKGVTDELDLRNVCQVEPQDRSFPIYCEDTPIYIPMAHAKESFLRGSLFNLLWSKADYYLKNAQEIYFLGYGFPQTDVNNLEFLLRHRERFKKVVVFEPKDHPDLRRLQKLLGENLVESTDARTYLSKLP; encoded by the coding sequence ATGAGTGAACTGAATAACGCTTATCGTCGAATCTTTGTCCTGGGTTCCGGATTTAGCAAGTCCTTTATGCCCCAGATGCCTACCTTGCGGGATATTAACGAACTGATCCCGTACGGCATTCCCGACGAGTTTCCCCATATTAAGGATTACTGCCTGAAGTTTCTGGAGTTGTGCAACAACCAGAAGGAGTATCTGGGGATCGAGACCTTGGCCACTTCCATTTTGTCCGCACGGATTTTCCCGGGGGAAAGGGAACGCCTGTATCACGCCAGTCTGCGTTTCGAGTTGTTGCGTTTTATCGCCAGCGTTATCCGTCACGACGAGGCATTGGCGCCGGATGCTGCCGCAGTGCTCCGCAAGTTCCTGAAGTCCTGTGTCAACTGTGCGTCGGAGGGGAGCCGCGACACGCTGCTTCTGTCCTTCAATTACGATACCCTGATTGAATCCGCCATCGCAAACGATCCCGAATTGCAGGAGTCCGTCGCGGTGGATTATGGCGTCAAGATCGATCCGGCGGACCGCTCCGCTGTACGTTCCCGCGGGGATCGGACGGTGGACTTGATCAAGCTCCACGGTTCCCTCAATTGGTTCCCGCTGAAAGGCGTCACCGATGAACTGGACTTGCGTAATGTCTGTCAGGTAGAACCTCAGGACCGCAGTTTTCCCATTTATTGTGAAGATACTCCCATCTACATCCCTATGGCGCATGCCAAGGAAAGCTTCCTGAGGGGGAGCCTGTTCAACTTGCTCTGGAGCAAGGCCGATTATTACCTGAAAAATGCCCAGGAGATTTATTTCCTAGGGTACGGTTTCCCGCAAACGGACGTGAATAACCTGGAGTTCCTGCTGAGACATCGTGAACGTTTCAAGAAAGTGGTGGTTTTTGAACCGAAAGACCATCCGGATTTACGCCGTTTGCAGAAACTTCTAGGGGAAAACCTGGTGGAATCTACGGATGCCAGGACTTATTTGTCCAAATTGCCCTAA
- a CDS encoding histidine phosphatase family protein has protein sequence MSNVYLSAADFFKTVRPGEKVFFLLRHGERGHILPDDPDHGAFVGLTERGRKQAYQLGCTIGCHADLRHAELVSASAISRPCLRCASDVAASVSFFSSPVGRCMETARNIGRGMGIEEPVVEPLQPLAEFFVEHYDAYMETHRTGFYQGICRWLDGTANVPGYKDPAYFPLAKRSQEMLDLMLEKGKSRVNIFCSHDAWIVPCLAHFCGFKFTPQLWMNFLSGIAFVIRDESSGVVTNSVSIDRIVAVTGMDDGNMYF, from the coding sequence ATGTCTAACGTCTACTTGTCCGCTGCAGATTTTTTCAAGACCGTTCGTCCCGGCGAAAAGGTTTTCTTCTTGCTTCGTCATGGCGAACGTGGACATATCCTGCCTGACGATCCTGATCATGGCGCCTTCGTGGGGCTGACTGAAAGAGGTCGCAAGCAGGCCTATCAACTAGGGTGCACTATCGGCTGTCATGCCGACCTGCGTCATGCTGAACTTGTTTCAGCATCGGCAATCTCGCGCCCGTGCCTTCGCTGCGCAAGCGACGTTGCGGCATCGGTTTCTTTCTTCAGCAGTCCTGTGGGTCGCTGTATGGAAACTGCCCGGAACATCGGCCGCGGCATGGGAATTGAGGAGCCGGTTGTGGAACCGCTGCAGCCTCTTGCTGAATTTTTCGTGGAACATTACGATGCCTACATGGAAACTCACAGGACGGGTTTCTATCAGGGGATTTGCCGCTGGCTGGACGGCACCGCAAACGTGCCCGGCTATAAGGACCCTGCTTATTTCCCGCTGGCAAAACGCTCCCAGGAAATGCTGGACCTGATGCTGGAAAAGGGAAAATCCCGCGTGAACATTTTCTGCAGTCATGACGCCTGGATTGTTCCCTGTCTTGCGCACTTTTGCGGATTCAAGTTCACGCCCCAGCTGTGGATGAACTTCTTGTCCGGAATTGCCTTTGTCATCCGTGACGAATCATCCGGCGTCGTCACCAATAGCGTAAGCATTGACCGCATCGTTGCCGTAACGGGCATGGATGACGGAAACATGTACTTCTAG
- a CDS encoding acetate/propionate family kinase translates to MRVLVLNCGSSSVKFAVIDTKTKESIASGLVENIGVDGHTKAKGPEGKIDFNFDCPTHAEAVDQVKKFLDEQKLTDTIEAIGHRVVHGGKYIKSEKVTQDVIDYIRSIVLFAPLHEPAHATGMECAMKFFPNLKDKQVAVFDTAFHQTMPRKAFLYGIPYKFYETDAIRRYGFHGTSHRFVTAEAAAILGKKPEDCCFITAHLGNGSSCSAILNGKCADTTMGFTPLDGLIMGTRSGSIDPAILFYISKKYGYDIDRLDKMVNKESGLLGLSGLSNDMRTLTQAASEGHVGAQIALETFCYKLAREIGGIAMALPRIDALVFTGGIGENSFLVRKTVMENLALLGYQIDEDRNNKSGKESGHIISKDGTPKAMVVATNEELLIALDTEDLVK, encoded by the coding sequence ATGCGTGTACTCGTGCTCAACTGCGGCAGCTCTTCCGTGAAGTTCGCTGTCATCGATACCAAGACTAAAGAATCCATCGCCAGCGGCCTTGTGGAAAACATCGGCGTCGATGGCCACACCAAGGCAAAGGGTCCGGAAGGTAAGATCGACTTCAACTTCGATTGCCCCACCCACGCCGAAGCTGTGGACCAGGTAAAGAAGTTCCTGGACGAACAGAAGCTCACCGACACCATCGAGGCCATCGGCCATCGCGTGGTGCACGGCGGTAAGTACATCAAGAGCGAAAAGGTGACCCAGGATGTAATCGACTACATCCGTAGCATCGTGCTGTTCGCCCCGCTCCACGAACCTGCACACGCCACCGGTATGGAATGCGCCATGAAGTTCTTCCCGAACCTCAAGGACAAGCAGGTTGCCGTATTCGACACCGCCTTCCATCAGACCATGCCCCGTAAGGCCTTCCTCTACGGCATCCCCTACAAGTTCTACGAAACCGACGCTATCCGCCGTTACGGTTTCCACGGCACCAGCCACCGTTTCGTCACTGCAGAAGCCGCCGCAATCCTCGGCAAGAAGCCAGAAGACTGCTGCTTCATTACCGCACATCTCGGTAACGGCTCCAGCTGCTCCGCAATCCTCAACGGCAAGTGCGCCGATACCACCATGGGTTTCACCCCGCTGGACGGCCTCATCATGGGAACCCGCTCCGGTTCCATCGACCCGGCAATTCTCTTCTACATCAGCAAGAAGTATGGCTACGACATTGACCGTCTGGACAAGATGGTGAACAAGGAATCCGGCCTGCTGGGTCTCTCCGGCCTCAGTAACGACATGCGTACCTTGACCCAGGCAGCAAGCGAAGGCCACGTTGGCGCACAGATCGCTCTGGAAACCTTCTGCTACAAGCTGGCTCGTGAAATCGGCGGCATCGCCATGGCACTGCCCCGCATCGACGCCCTGGTATTCACCGGCGGCATCGGCGAAAACAGCTTCCTGGTCCGTAAGACCGTCATGGAAAACCTGGCCCTGCTGGGTTACCAGATCGACGAAGACCGCAACAACAAGAGCGGCAAGGAATCTGGCCACATCATCTCCAAGGACGGTACGCCCAAGGCAATGGTGGTCGCCACCAACGAAGAACTTCTCATCGCTCTCGATACTGAGGACCTGGTAAAGTAG